The Deltaproteobacteria bacterium genome has a window encoding:
- the thiE gene encoding thiamine phosphate synthase: MAHALQARLRGLYAIADSGYRPEIPVLEKVRALLAGGAKVVQLRLKREGGREALALAREAVPLCRAHDALCIINDRTDVALLSGADGVHLGAEDLPVDEARRAAPKLLLGATVRDLAGAEAAAALGADYVGYGPVFGTKTKKLDVPPRGLEALADVAAKSPLPVIAIGGIDLPRIGEVAKAGASMAAVVGAALGAPEVPLAVRELSQAFASGASR, encoded by the coding sequence ATGGCGCACGCGCTCCAGGCTCGCCTTCGCGGGCTCTACGCAATCGCTGACAGCGGGTACCGCCCCGAGATCCCGGTGCTGGAGAAGGTGCGCGCGCTGCTCGCGGGTGGCGCCAAGGTGGTGCAGCTGCGGCTCAAGCGCGAGGGCGGCCGCGAGGCGCTCGCGCTGGCCCGCGAGGCCGTGCCGCTCTGCCGCGCGCATGACGCGCTCTGCATCATCAACGACCGCACCGACGTGGCCCTGCTCTCGGGGGCGGACGGCGTGCACCTCGGCGCCGAGGATCTTCCGGTGGACGAGGCCCGCCGCGCCGCACCAAAGCTGCTTCTGGGTGCAACGGTTCGAGATCTCGCCGGCGCCGAGGCAGCGGCCGCGCTCGGCGCGGACTACGTGGGCTACGGACCGGTGTTCGGCACCAAGACCAAGAAGCTCGACGTGCCGCCGCGCGGCCTCGAGGCCCTCGCGGACGTGGCAGCGAAGAGCCCGCTCCCGGTGATCGCCATCGGAGGCATCGACCTGCCGCGCATCGGCGAGGTGGCGAAGGCGGGCGCGTCGATGGCGGCGGTGGTGGGTGCGGCCCTGGGCGCTCCCGAGGTCCCGCTGGCGGTGCGGGAGCTCTCCCAGGCGTTCGCGTCTGGAGCGAGCCGATGA
- a CDS encoding gamma-glutamyl-gamma-aminobutyrate hydrolase family protein, producing MTKKKPTIAVKRRPFIGVTLDLTLPPGTNALPRYELKRAYTDAVIDAGGMPILLPYTKDGSMVEAYLGLIEGLVVTGGAFDVPPELYGEKPRQGLGQLNPVRTQFELALLEQVLDRDIPVLGVCGGMQLMNVAFGGTLYQDLGRELPSAQVHEMKGDRRLPAHEVSVTAGTLLAAATGPGSLMVNSTHHQAVKRLGGGLIASAVAGDGVIEAIEAPDLRFAVGVQWHPELLVKSVPINRGLYRGLVRAAGERLAKTKAS from the coding sequence ATGACCAAGAAGAAGCCGACCATCGCCGTGAAGCGTCGGCCCTTCATCGGCGTGACCCTGGACCTCACCCTGCCGCCGGGCACGAACGCGCTCCCGCGCTACGAGCTCAAGCGCGCCTACACCGACGCGGTGATCGACGCGGGCGGGATGCCCATCCTCCTCCCGTACACGAAGGACGGCTCGATGGTGGAGGCGTACCTCGGGCTCATCGAGGGCCTGGTGGTCACCGGCGGCGCCTTCGACGTGCCGCCCGAGCTCTACGGCGAGAAGCCTCGGCAGGGCCTGGGTCAGCTCAACCCGGTGCGCACCCAGTTCGAGCTGGCGCTGCTGGAACAAGTGCTCGACCGCGACATCCCCGTGCTCGGCGTCTGCGGCGGCATGCAGCTCATGAACGTGGCCTTCGGCGGCACGCTCTACCAGGACCTCGGCCGCGAGCTGCCCAGCGCGCAGGTCCACGAGATGAAGGGCGATCGCCGGCTGCCCGCGCACGAGGTCTCGGTCACCGCGGGGACGCTCCTCGCCGCGGCGACCGGCCCCGGCTCGCTCATGGTCAACAGCACCCACCACCAGGCGGTGAAGCGCCTCGGGGGCGGGTTGATCGCCTCGGCGGTCGCCGGCGACGGCGTCATCGAGGCCATCGAGGCGCCCGACCTGCGCTTCGCCGTGGGCGTTCAGTGGCACCCCGAGCTCTTGGTGAAGAGCGTCCCCATCAACAGAGGCCTGTACCGCGGGCTGGTGCGCGCCGCCGGTGAGCGGCTCGCCAAGACCAAGGCCTCGTGA
- a CDS encoding hydroxymethylpyrimidine/phosphomethylpyrimidine kinase → MAARVLVVAGLEPTGKAGLLADVQAIHSCGGRALACASALTAQPAGGEVFVSPASAEALTKQVEACLVDGAPGAVKLGMLARPELASALVERLTRLPVMPVVVDPVLATSTGAALFSGGSRRAAYREVARLRPIFTPNLPELAILTGSEPAKDDASVLRQAEHLLAWGAGAVLVKGGHGAGNVVRDLLLDADGNEEEFDAPRLSTAARGKGCRLASALATFLAQGEPLTRAVDRARAFVRAHLQSVPG, encoded by the coding sequence ATGGCCGCGCGTGTGTTGGTCGTGGCGGGCCTGGAGCCCACGGGCAAGGCCGGGCTCCTCGCCGACGTGCAGGCCATCCATTCGTGCGGCGGTCGCGCGCTGGCCTGCGCGAGCGCGCTCACCGCCCAGCCCGCTGGCGGCGAGGTCTTCGTGAGCCCGGCGTCGGCGGAGGCGCTGACCAAGCAGGTCGAGGCGTGCCTCGTCGACGGCGCGCCGGGAGCGGTGAAGCTGGGCATGCTCGCCCGACCCGAGCTCGCGAGCGCGCTGGTGGAGCGGCTGACGCGCTTGCCGGTGATGCCGGTGGTGGTGGATCCGGTTCTGGCCACGAGCACCGGCGCCGCGCTCTTTTCTGGCGGCTCGCGGCGCGCGGCATATCGCGAGGTGGCGCGGCTGCGTCCCATCTTCACGCCGAACCTGCCCGAGCTGGCGATCCTCACGGGCAGCGAGCCCGCGAAGGACGACGCGTCGGTGCTGCGCCAGGCCGAGCACCTGCTCGCCTGGGGCGCGGGCGCGGTCTTGGTGAAGGGCGGTCACGGCGCGGGCAACGTGGTGCGCGATCTCTTGCTCGACGCCGACGGAAACGAGGAGGAGTTCGACGCCCCGCGGCTGAGCACGGCCGCGCGCGGGAAGGGATGCCGGTTGGCGTCGGCGCTGGCGACGTTCCTGGCGCAAGGCGAGCCGCTGACGCGCGCCGTGGATCGCGCGCGGGCGTTCGTGCGCGCGCACCTCCAGTCGGTGCCGGGCTGA